From Mumia sp. ZJ1417:
TCGTACGGGGCACCGACCGAGGCAAGGGTGAACACCACCCAGTCGAAGGTGTCCACGCTCATCGTCACGCAGCACCGCTCGTCGCCGTCGGCCTCGACCGTCCCCCACCAGCGGACGACCCGTGCGACCTTGTCCGCCGGCGCGTGGACGAGGAACGACACGTCGGTCGTCGGTCGCAGCGCGGCGATCTTCTCGTTGACGAACGTCGCCGCGTCCGGCGCGGGCAGCTCGCGCTGACGGAACCGCACGCCGGTGGCTCGCGGCTCGGACATCCGGTCGACGCGGAACGTACGCCAGTCGCTTCGCCCGAGGTCGTAGGCCACGAGGTACCAGCGGCGACCGAGCGAGACAAGCCGGTGGGGCTCGACCGTACGACGGGTCCGCTCGCCGTCGGCGCGGTGGTAGACGAGCTCGAGGCGCTCGTCGTCGCGACAGGTCTGGGCGAGCACCGACAGCAGCACCGCGTCGACCGACGGGCCGTACATCGGGCCTCGGTCGGTGTAGTCCTGCAGCGCCTTCACCCGGCGACGCAGCCGCGGCGGCATCACCTGGACGATCTTGCTCAGCGCGCGGACGGCGGCGTCGTCGAACGCGCTCGCCCCCGTGCCGGCCGACGACTGCAGTCCGACCGCGATGGCGACCGCCTCGTCGTCCGCGACCAGCAGTGGAGGCAGCGACGCGCCGGCCTGGAGCTGGTAGCCACCGGCCGCCCCTCGCGTCGCGTCCACGGGGTAGCCGAGCCCGCGCAGCCGATCGACGTCGCGGCGCAGCGTGCGCTCGCTGACGTCGAGCTTGTCGGCCAGCACGGGGCCCGTCCAGTAGCGGTGGGTCTGCAGCAGAGACAGCAGCCGCAGCATGCGTTCACTCGATCCGGCCATGTTTCTCAGCCTAGGGCACCAATCAGGACAGAACCTGTCCGGAAGCCACGAGACAGTAAGGCCATGGACACGATGATCGAGACACAGGGACTCACCAAGGAGTTCCGTTCCGGCAAGAAGACCGTCACCGCGGTCAAGGACCTCGACCTCCACATCGCGGCGGGTGAGATGGTCGCGCTGCTCGGGCCGAACGGCGCGGGCAAGTCGACCACGCTGCGCATGCTCACGACGCTGCTCGCCCCGACCTCAGGGTCCGCCCGCGTCGCCGGGTTCGACGTGACGAGCGACCAGCACGCCGTCCGTCGGGCGATCGGCTACATCGGCCAGGGCAACAGCGCCGGCCACGCGCAGCGCGTGATCGACGAGCTCGTCGTCAGCGGGCGGGCGTACGGACTGTCGCGCGCCGAGGCACGGACCCGCGCCGACGAGATGCTCGAGTCGCTCGGGCTCACCGACCAGGCGACGCAGAAGGTCATGACGCTCTCGGGCGGGCAACGGCGCCGGCTCGACATCGCGATGGGCCTCATCCACTCGCCGGGGCTGCTCTTCCTCGACGAGCCGTCGACCGGGCTCGACCCGCAGAACCGCGCGAACCTCCAGCAGCACGTCGTGGACCTGCGACACAAGCACGGGGCGACCGTCGTGCTCACGACGCACTACCTCGAAGAGGCCGACAGCCTCGCCGAGCGCATCGTGGTCATCGACGACGGGAAGGTCGTCGCCGACGACTCCCCCGCGGCCCTCAAGTCGCGCCACGCGGGCGACCGCATCGCGATGACGTTCGAGAGCCGCGACGCGGCAGCGCGTGCCGCACGGCGGGCGATCGCCGCGCACCCGGCCGCACAGGTCGCGCACGACGGCACCGCGGTCGATGTCCAGGCCACCGGAGGCGCCGGGCTCGTGAGCGGGCTTGTCACCGACCTCGCTGCGTCAGGCATCGCGCCGTCGACGATCGAGGTGGCGCGCCCGACGCTCGACGACGTCTTCCTCGCGCTCACGGGCCGCAGCCTGCGCGAGGGCCGCACGGACCTTCGTACCGACCTGACCACCGACATCACCGAGGAGGTGGCGGCATGACCGCCCTCGACACCCCCACCCGTACGGCCACAGCACCGGCGCCGACGAGCCGACCGACCAGCCAGCTCCACAACATCGGGCTCGTCTTCGGCCGCGAGCTGCGCCCCGTCGTCCGAGACCCGTTCTCGGTCGTCTTCGGGATCATCCAGCCCTTGTTCTTCCTCGGACTGTTCACGCCGCTGCTCGTCGCGTCGTCGGGTCAGTCGACGGCCGACACACTGCAGTGGTTCGTGCCGGGCGTGATCGTGATGCTGTCGTTGTTCGGCACGTCCACGACCGGGGCCAACCTGCAGTTCGAGATGCAGACCGGCTCGCACGAGCGCACGCTCGTCAGCCCGCTCTCGCGCTCGTCGCTGATGATCGGGCGCGCGCTGAAGGAGATCGTCCCGACGATCGTGCAGGCGCTGGTCATCGTCGGCGTCGCGGTGCCGTTCGGCTTCCGTCCCGACGTCGCCGGGCTGGTCGTCGGTCTCGCGGTGCTGTCGGTGTTCTGCGTCGGGCTCGGCGCGCTGTCATATGCGCTGGCGCTTGCCGTGAAGGAGAACCAGTGGGCGTTCTGGGGTGTGCAGCAGACCCTGCTGTTCCCGCTGATGCTGCTCGCCGGGATCCTCCTGCCGCTCCAGGGGGCTCCGGGATGGCTCGAGGTGGCCTCGAAGATCAACCCGCTGACCTACGTCGTCGACGCCGAGCGCGCCCTGATCGCAGGCACCTGGGACGGCGACGCGGTCGCCGGTGCGGTCGCCGCCGCGATCACCTGCGTCGTCGGGCTCGTCATCGGGGCGAAGGCGATGCGCGCCAGCAGCTGACGCGCGACCCTGCAGGACGACGAGGCATTCCGACCAGATATCGGTCGGAGTGCCTCGACGTCCGTGCGGGTGCTGTCAGAGAATGGAGCCGGGAGAGTACGCCGCAGCCTCCGGGTGCTGCTCGACCACTGCGGCGACCTTCGCGACGACCGCGCCGACCTGCGCGACCGCGGCGCCGGTGAACGTCAGCGGCTCGGCGACCAGGGTCCCGAGGTCGGACTCGGTCAGCCCGAGGCGCGGGTCGGCACCGAGGCGCGCGAACAGCTCGTTCTCGGTCGACCCCTTCTCGCGCATCTCCAGCGCGACGGCGACCGCGTGCTCCTTGATCGCCTCGTGCGCCTCCTCGCGTCCGACGCCGTGACGGACCGCCGCCATCAGCATCTTGGTGGTCGCGAGGAACGGCAGGTAGCGGTCGAGCTCGCGCGCGATCACCGCCGGGAACGCACCGAACTCGTCGAGCACCGTCAGGAACGTCTCGAACAGCCCGTCGGTCGCGTAGAACGCATCCGGCAGCGCGACCCGCCGGACGACGGAGTCCGAGACGTCGCCCTCGTTCCACTGGTCGCCGGCGAGCTCGGAGACCATCGACAGGTGGCCGCGCAGCACGACCGCGAGCCCGTTGACCCGCTCGGACGAGCGCGAGTTCATCTTGTGCGGCATCGCGGACGAGCCGACCTGACCCGGCTTGAAGCCTTCCGTGACCAGCTCGTTGCCGGCCATGAGCCGGATGGTGGTCGCCAGGTTCGAGGGGGCGCTGACGAGCTGGACGAGCGCGCTCACCACGTCGAAGTCGAGCGAGCGGGGATAGACCTGGCCCACCGAAGTGAGCACGTTCTCGAAGCCGACGTGCCCCGCGACCCGCTGCTCGAGCGTCGCGAGCGCGTCTCGGTCTCCGCCCAGCAGGTCGAGCTGGTCCTGCGCGGTGCCGACGGGGCCCTTGATGCCGCGCAGCGGGTAGCGCGCGATCAGTTCTTCGACGCGGGCGTACGCCACCAGCATCTCGTCGGCGACCGTGGCGAACCGCTTGCCGACGGTCGTCGTCTGGGCCGCGACGTTGTGGCTGCGGCCGGTGAGCACCTGGGCCTCGAACTCCGCCGCGCGCTCGGCCAGCCGGGCCAGCACCGCGACGGCACGGTCGCGCACGAGGAGGAGGGACGACCGGATCTGCAGCTGCTCCACGTTCTCGGTGAGGTCGCGCGAGGTCATGCCCTTGTGGATGTGCTCGTGGCCGGCGAGGGCGTTGAACTCCTCGATCCGCGCCTTCACGTCGTGACGCGTCACGCGCTCACGGGCGGCGATCGAGTCGAGGTCGACCTGGTCGACGACGCCCTCGTACGCCTCGATCACGCCGTCGGGCGTCTCGATGCCAAGGTCACGCTGAGCCTCGAGGACGGCGATCCACAGGCGGCGTTCGAGCACGATCTTGTGCTCGGGCGACCAGATGCGGACCATCTCGGGCGAGGCGTAGCGGAGCGCGAGCACGTTCGGAGTCGTCACGCGCCCCATTGTCCCAGGTGCCCCGTACGAGAACCGATCCAGCGTGGCGCCGCGAGACGGTCACCGCTTTCCCTTGCGCAGGTGGAGAACGCTCGCGATAGGTTTCGTCGTCATGGAAAGTGACTCTGAGGTCCGCGACCAGCTCCGGGACCTCGAGCGCGCAGAACCTGCGTCCTACACCGACGCTCCGCCGACTCCCCGGTGGCACCTCCCCACAACCGCGCTCGCGTCCGCTGCCCTCGCGGCTCTCGCGAAGCTGACGTACGGCAACGACCCGTACCGCATCTGGGCCGCCGCCAGCAACGTCGGGTTGTCGGTATTGGTCGGCGTCTACCTGGGCTGGTACCAGCGCTACCACGAGGCGCCGCCCTCGCTGCGCGGCAAGAAGCCGTTCGAGATCCGGAGCGTCGGGCGTAGCTATCTCGTCGGGGCTGCGGTCGCGCTCGCGGTCAACGCGGCCACGGTCGCCGTCGCCCCGTGGTGGTTGTGCGCAGCGGTCGGGTTCGTCACCGTGGGGGCCGGACTGTGGTGGTACGAGCGCGCGTACGCCCGGGCAGCAGCGGCGGCGAAGGAGCGTCTCGGTTGACCCTCGCCGACCTCGACCCGGTGATCCACGCGCCGAAGCGGCTGGCCGCGATGGCCGTGCTGACCTCCTCTGACCACGTGACGTTCCGGTTCCTCCTGGCCACCTCGGCCTCACGGAGTCGGACCTGTCGAAGCAGATGTCTGCGCTCGATGCCGCTGGCTACGTGAAGGTGCACAAGAGCGGACGCGGACGCGGGTCAGGCACGTCCTACTCGCTCACCGCGACCGGCCGGGCGGCCTACCGCCGCTACCGCACGGCGCTCAAGGAGCTCCTCGGCGACTGAGCCGCTCCTACACCGGTTCGGCGAGCAGGACGGGGATCTCGCGGTCGGTGCGGCGCCGGTACTCCGCGTACGGCGGAAACGCCTCGACCGCCCGCTTCCACCACTCCTGGCGCTCGTCACCGTGGAGCTCGCGGACGCGCATGGCACGCTTCTCCGTCCCGTCCTGCAGGTCGATCTCGGGATGCAGGGTCAGCGCGTGGTACCACGCCGGGTGCTGTGGCGCCCCGCCCTTGGACGCGACCAAGGCGTAGGAGCCGTCGTGCTCGACCCGCATCACGGCCGTCTTGTGGACCTTGTGCGAACGACGACTGTGGAACGTCATGACGACGATCGGCTTGTCGAGAGGCGTGCCGGTCGGGACACCCGTCGTCTCCATCTCCTCCACGTGCTTGCGCACGCGTGCCGACGGGCTCGGTTCGTACTCTCCGGTGACTGACATCTGCCCAGTCAAGCACCGGTAACGGGCTCCAGCACGAGGACAGGGATCTCGCGAGTCGTCTTCTTCTGATAGCCGGCGTACGGAGGAAAGGCCTCGACGGCCCGCTCCCACCACAGTGCCTTCTCGTCACCGTGCACCTCGCGCGCGACGAAGTCCGCAGGCTCGGGCCCGTCCTGGAGCATCACGTGCGGGTCGGCGACGACGCTCGCGTACCACTGCGGGTGCTGCGGGGCACCGCCCAGCGACGCGACGATCGCATAGACGCCGTCGTGCTCGACCCGCATCACCGGCGTCTTGCGCACCTTGCCCGTGGTGCGACCGCGATAGGTGACGATGACGACGGGCTTGCCCACGATCGTGCGGTGCGTACGCCCGCCGGACGCCTCGTACCCCTCGACCTGGTCACGCGACATCTTCCACGCGCTCGGGACGTACTCTCCAGTGATCGGCATGTCCGCCAGTGTGCACCCGCCCTCGCGCGTCGCGCGAGGGCTTAGACGGCAGCCGCCTTCGCGGCGATGTCGCGACGCGAGAACCCGCCGTCGATGTGGATCAGGTCCACGGCCTCGTACGCCCGGCGGCGCGCGTCGGCGAGATCGTCCCCGCGTGCCGTCACGGTCAGCACCCGGCCACCGGCGGTGACGAGGTTGCCGTCGGCGTCGCGCGCGGTGCCGGCGTGGATGACGTCGACGCCCTCGAGCGCGTCGGCGGCCTCGACCCCGGTGATGACGTCGCCCTTGCGCGGCGACGCCGGGTAGTCCTCGGCGGCGATGACCACCGTGACCGCAGCCCCGTCGCGCCAGCGCGGTGACGGGACCTGTGCGAGCGTGCCGTCGGCGGCGCCGGCGAGGAGCGCGCCGAGCGGCGACTCGAGCAGCGCCATCAGCGCCTGCGTCTCTGGATCGCCGAAGCGCGCATTGAACTCGACGACCCGCAGGCCACGGCTCGTCAGCGCCAGACCTGCGTAGAGCAGGCCTGTGAACGGGCGACCGCTCTTCGCCATCTCGTCCACCGTCGGCTGGAGGACGCGGCGGGTGACCTCGTCGACGAGGTCGCCAGGCGCCCACGGGAGCGGTGTGTAGGCGCCCATGCCACCGGTGTTCGGGCCGGCGTCGTCGTCGTACGCGCGCTTGAAGTCCTGGGCCGGCTGGAGCGGGACGACGGTCGCGCCGTCCGTCTCGCTCCAGCTGCACAGCGCGAAGAGCGAGACCTCGGGCCCGTCGAGGTACTCCTCGATCACGACCCGCTCGCACTGGGCGGCGTGGTCGACGGCGGCCTCGCGGTCGTCGGTCACCACGACGCCCTTGCCGGCGGCCAGCCCGTCGTCCTTCACGACGTACGGAGGTCCGAAGGCGTCGAGCGCGGCGGCAACCTCGTCGGCCGTCTCGCACACGTGGGCCATCGCGGTCGGCACCTCGGCAGCCGCCATGACCTGCTTGGCGAACGCCTTGGACCCCTCGAGCCGCGCGGCCTCGCCGGACGGTCCGAACACGGCGATCCCGCGCTCACGGACGGCGTCGGCGACACCCGCGACCAGCGGAGCCTCGGGCCCGACGACGACCAGGTCGACGCCGAGCGACGCGGCGAGGTCGGCCACCGCAGCACCGTCGAGTGCGTCGACAGAGTGCAGGGTCGCGACCTGCTCGATGCCGGGATTGCCGGGCGCGGCATGCACCTCGGTGACGGACGGATCGCGGGAGAGCGCGAGCGCGAGCGCGTGCTCACGGCCGCCGGTGCCGATGACGAGGGTCTTCACGGGCGACCAGCCTAGTGGTGGC
This genomic window contains:
- the purD gene encoding phosphoribosylamine--glycine ligase, which encodes MKTLVIGTGGREHALALALSRDPSVTEVHAAPGNPGIEQVATLHSVDALDGAAVADLAASLGVDLVVVGPEAPLVAGVADAVRERGIAVFGPSGEAARLEGSKAFAKQVMAAAEVPTAMAHVCETADEVAAALDAFGPPYVVKDDGLAAGKGVVVTDDREAAVDHAAQCERVVIEEYLDGPEVSLFALCSWSETDGATVVPLQPAQDFKRAYDDDAGPNTGGMGAYTPLPWAPGDLVDEVTRRVLQPTVDEMAKSGRPFTGLLYAGLALTSRGLRVVEFNARFGDPETQALMALLESPLGALLAGAADGTLAQVPSPRWRDGAAVTVVIAAEDYPASPRKGDVITGVEAADALEGVDVIHAGTARDADGNLVTAGGRVLTVTARGDDLADARRRAYEAVDLIHIDGGFSRRDIAAKAAAV
- a CDS encoding ABC transporter permease, whose translation is MTALDTPTRTATAPAPTSRPTSQLHNIGLVFGRELRPVVRDPFSVVFGIIQPLFFLGLFTPLLVASSGQSTADTLQWFVPGVIVMLSLFGTSTTGANLQFEMQTGSHERTLVSPLSRSSLMIGRALKEIVPTIVQALVIVGVAVPFGFRPDVAGLVVGLAVLSVFCVGLGALSYALALAVKENQWAFWGVQQTLLFPLMLLAGILLPLQGAPGWLEVASKINPLTYVVDAERALIAGTWDGDAVAGAVAAAITCVVGLVIGAKAMRASS
- a CDS encoding ABC transporter ATP-binding protein, encoding MDTMIETQGLTKEFRSGKKTVTAVKDLDLHIAAGEMVALLGPNGAGKSTTLRMLTTLLAPTSGSARVAGFDVTSDQHAVRRAIGYIGQGNSAGHAQRVIDELVVSGRAYGLSRAEARTRADEMLESLGLTDQATQKVMTLSGGQRRRLDIAMGLIHSPGLLFLDEPSTGLDPQNRANLQQHVVDLRHKHGATVVLTTHYLEEADSLAERIVVIDDGKVVADDSPAALKSRHAGDRIAMTFESRDAAARAARRAIAAHPAAQVAHDGTAVDVQATGGAGLVSGLVTDLAASGIAPSTIEVARPTLDDVFLALTGRSLREGRTDLRTDLTTDITEEVAA
- the purB gene encoding adenylosuccinate lyase, with translation MGRVTTPNVLALRYASPEMVRIWSPEHKIVLERRLWIAVLEAQRDLGIETPDGVIEAYEGVVDQVDLDSIAARERVTRHDVKARIEEFNALAGHEHIHKGMTSRDLTENVEQLQIRSSLLLVRDRAVAVLARLAERAAEFEAQVLTGRSHNVAAQTTTVGKRFATVADEMLVAYARVEELIARYPLRGIKGPVGTAQDQLDLLGGDRDALATLEQRVAGHVGFENVLTSVGQVYPRSLDFDVVSALVQLVSAPSNLATTIRLMAGNELVTEGFKPGQVGSSAMPHKMNSRSSERVNGLAVVLRGHLSMVSELAGDQWNEGDVSDSVVRRVALPDAFYATDGLFETFLTVLDEFGAFPAVIARELDRYLPFLATTKMLMAAVRHGVGREEAHEAIKEHAVAVALEMREKGSTENELFARLGADPRLGLTESDLGTLVAEPLTFTGAAVAQVGAVVAKVAAVVEQHPEAAAYSPGSIL
- a CDS encoding transcriptional regulator; translated protein: MSALDAAGYVKVHKSGRGRGSGTSYSLTATGRAAYRRYRTALKELLGD
- a CDS encoding YafY family protein codes for the protein MAGSSERMLRLLSLLQTHRYWTGPVLADKLDVSERTLRRDVDRLRGLGYPVDATRGAAGGYQLQAGASLPPLLVADDEAVAIAVGLQSSAGTGASAFDDAAVRALSKIVQVMPPRLRRRVKALQDYTDRGPMYGPSVDAVLLSVLAQTCRDDERLELVYHRADGERTRRTVEPHRLVSLGRRWYLVAYDLGRSDWRTFRVDRMSEPRATGVRFRQRELPAPDAATFVNEKIAALRPTTDVSFLVHAPADKVARVVRWWGTVEADGDERCCVTMSVDTFDWVVFTLASVGAPYEQVEPPALVEHLQRAGALLSGAG
- a CDS encoding nitroreductase family deazaflavin-dependent oxidoreductase, giving the protein MSVTGEYEPSPSARVRKHVEEMETTGVPTGTPLDKPIVVMTFHSRRSHKVHKTAVMRVEHDGSYALVASKGGAPQHPAWYHALTLHPEIDLQDGTEKRAMRVRELHGDERQEWWKRAVEAFPPYAEYRRRTDREIPVLLAEPV
- a CDS encoding nitroreductase family deazaflavin-dependent oxidoreductase; the encoded protein is MPITGEYVPSAWKMSRDQVEGYEASGGRTHRTIVGKPVVIVTYRGRTTGKVRKTPVMRVEHDGVYAIVASLGGAPQHPQWYASVVADPHVMLQDGPEPADFVAREVHGDEKALWWERAVEAFPPYAGYQKKTTREIPVLVLEPVTGA